From Methylococcus capsulatus:
AGGGTCTACGAGCCAAGCTCCCCGGAAGACGGCGAGCGTTTCCTGGTGGAACGGCTATGGCCGCGCGGCATGTCGCGGCCAGCGCTGGCGTTGGATGGCTGGCTAAAAGACATCGCGCCCAGCAATGAACTACGACGCTGGTATGGGCACGATCCCCGCAAGTGGGAGGAATTCAGGCAGCGCTACTTTGCTGAACTGGACCGCGCGCCAGCAGCGCTGACCCTCCTGCTGGAAGCCTGCAGCCGCGGTACCGTGACGCTGCTCTACAGTGCCCGCAATAGCAAATGCAATAGCGCCGTCGCCCTGCGAGACTACCTGGAACGTCACTTGAGGCCGGATCCGACCTGACTCGAGGCGCGACCCAAAGCCAAGCGTAACAAACCGGCAACGCTGATGGCATCGGTGATCTCCCCGGAGATCACCAT
This genomic window contains:
- a CDS encoding DUF488 domain-containing protein, yielding MAIRLKRVYEPSSPEDGERFLVERLWPRGMSRPALALDGWLKDIAPSNELRRWYGHDPRKWEEFRQRYFAELDRAPAALTLLLEACSRGTVTLLYSARNSKCNSAVALRDYLERHLRPDPT